The Paenibacillus sp. BIC5C1 DNA segment CAGACTAAGCTTGTGCACAGGATTATCTCCCTTGTCAGGAATGTAGAACCAACCGATGCTCGTCGTTTGCAGCGCTTTCTGGTACCAGTAGCTCTCCTCAGTCTGTTTATCTACCGGAATGAACTCCAGATTGTTGATCAGCGTCGGATTGGTCGAGTAAAACCGAATGCCTGCAACCTCACGGTACAGACGCTTGTATTCCTGAAAATCTTTGTATGCGAGGTACGCCGATGTCAGCTCCACAACGCTCTCGTAGCGTTTGTTCACAATTTCCTTTAATTCATTGTTGAACATCAGAATGTTGGAAATATCTGTGGGTACACGCAGTAGTGTGGCGGTCTGACTCTTGACCTTTTCCACGTTGTTGATCGTCTGTCCTATTGCATTGTCCAGCGCTTGCTTACGAAAGTATCCGGTTACAGCAAGTCCAATAATCAGTACCGGAATCATGACGACAAGTACATAGGATATGAGCAATTTATGCTTTAATTTAAGATTGTTGGATGTTCGAATGAGCCTTCTAAACATATCTGCACCTTCCGTCGCTTATAAGCGCTTACATATAAAGGTCAGTACATATTACGCCTGCCCTTCCAATTCATCATACCACATAACAGCAAAAGCCCTGCAAGAGGGCTTCAAAAAAAGGCTGTATGCTGAATGATAAAACAAATATGAAACTTGAATAGCTATTTCTAATATATAGGAAGGAAAACAGGTGGCTTAGCTGCTGCGTGCTGAGCGGAAACCATGTCCTTTGGCACGCAGTGCAACAATCAGAGCCACAAGTGATAGGAACAGGATGGCCCAAGTAAAGGACGAGGCTCCCCATTGATTCAAAAGCACACCTCCCGCCAATCCACCAATAGCAATAGCTAGATTCCACACAGTCGTATTAATCGGCATAACGATATCTACACCCTGCTCCCCGGCGGCTTGGGCAAGGGCGGTCTGCAACAGTGTAGCCGCACCGCCAAATGTCAGACCCCAGAGCGCAACTGAACCAAAAACAACGGCAGCGTGCTCACTCCAAAGCCCCAATACCAGAGAGATCAGGGCAAATCCCGCCAGACTGATGAGAACCAGCATACGCAACCAACGATCAATAAGAATACCTGTAACCCAGATGCCCACCAATGCCATCAGGCCAAACACAAGTAACATAAGTCCAACCTTTGATTCCAGACCGACATCGGCAAGGAAAGGAGCAATATAGGTGTACAAAATATTATGAGCCAGCATCCAGGCCAGAACAACAGCCAGAATGGGAATGACGCCAGGGGTCAGCAGCACCTTTATTGAAGAAATGCGTTGATCAGCAGACTGTCCTGGATAATCGGGTACTTTCCAGAGCACCCAGAAAATCAGTACAAACGCGAGCAGCGACATCAGCCAGAATACCGAGCGCCAGCCCATAAAGGAACCGAGCAGTGTACCAGCAGGAACACCGAACGATAACGCAATCGGTGTACCAATCATCGCAACAGCCATTCCCCTTCCCTTGAGATGATCAGGCACCATACGTAGTGCATAACTGCCAATCAGTCCCCAGGAGACACCGGCTGCAACACCGGCAAAAAAACGAGCGACAAGTGTCAATACATAGTTTGAAGAGAGGGCTGTAATGGTGTTGAAGATCAGAAAACCGATAATCGCTAGAAGTAAAAGCGGACGGCGTCGCCAGCCCCTTGTCAGGACGGCCACAGGTATAGCGGCAATCAGAGATCCTACTGCATAAAATGTGACGAGCTGCCCTGCACCTGCCTCAGAGACTTGAAGCCCTTCCTTGATTTGCGGCAGCAACCCCGCGGGAAGAGTTTCAGTCATAATAGCTATAAAACCAGCCATAGCCAAGGCCAGCAGCCCTAACCATGGGAAACGTTGAGAAGAATTATCGGACATCTGTGCAGCTCCTTCTTAGATAATATATGACGAACAATCGAATTATGGATCGATCATTCCTTATATTATCCACCCTCTCTCACCTTGTCAATGACTTTTGGATCGATTAGTATATAATTAAGAAAAACGAGGGGGAATCTCTTATGGCAAGAACCGGACGTCCGCGCATTTTTGATCGGGATGAAGCCTTGTTGCAGGCAATGATGCTCTTTTGGGAACAAGGATTCGAGGCCACCTCATTGCTTCAGCTTCGAGCTGTCATGGGGGATATTTCAGCAGCCAGCTTCTATGCAGCCTTTGAATCCAAAGAAGCTCTGTATAAAGAAGCGGTAGAACGATATATGGGTACGTTTGGACGGGTTACAGAAAGTTTCTCGGATGTCACGCTGTCTCCAAGAGAAGCGATCGAGACAACTTTAAGAAGTACCGCCAAAATGCAAACAGACAGCGCACATCCATCTGGTTGTTTAATCGTGCTGTCAGCCAGCACATGTTCTTCCAAAAACAATCATATCCGTGATATTACCGGCGATAAAAGAAAGCTGACTCGCAACCGCCTGCAGGAATGCATCCAACGTGCAGTGGAAATCGGCGAACTACCCGCCTCCACAAATGTCTCGATGCTGACCACCGTATTTGATACCTTTATGCAGGGGATTTCTACACAAGCCCGGGACGGCGTCCCTTATGCAACGCTTGATCAGGCTATCACGGAAATCATGGGCATCTGGGACCTTGCTCAACAACCAGCTTGACGTTGCTTCCTAAGGGTTTAAATAATAAAACAGCCAAAAAAGGCACTCCCTGATTGGAAGTGCCTCTTCAATATATCATTTACCCATATGCCGTTATGGACGTGGTGTGTCTACCCCATTCAATATCAGTTTGGGATGAATATCTGCGCTAAGCGAAGCGGAGACTGCACAATACTTCTCTTCAGCCATTTGGATGGCTTTCCAGATCCGGTAATCCGGGATATCACCGTCTACCTTGAAGATCAGGTCAATGGCAGTAAAACCTTTCGGCATACCTTCACTGCGTGTACCCTGTGCTTCAATCTCAATGCCTGTAATTTTGTCCAGGAAAGCGTCCAGAATCATCGTGATATCGATCCCCATACAACCTCCGAGACCTGCCAGTAACAATTCCATAGGTGTTGCACCCTTACTGTCACCACCATAGGCTGCCGTGGCATCCATGCCAACCGCGTAGCCAGAGGGGCCTTCGGAAGTAAACGCGCGTTTGCCTTTCCATACCGTTGTTACATTCATGATGTTTATCCTTCTTTCTTAGAATTCAGTAATTTGCTGCAAGAAACGACGTGTCCGCTCTTGAGTCGGGTGTTCAAAAAAAGCCTGTGGACTTGCTTCTTCCACAATCGATCCATCCGCCATAAAGACGATTTTGTTCGCCACATTCCGGGCAAACTTCAACTCATGTGTAACGACCAGCATCGTCATGCCTTCCTGTGCCAACTCCTTCATAACGGAGAGCACTTCTCCCACGAGTTCGGGATCAAGGGCTGAGGTAGGCTCATCAAACAGCATTACCTCAGGCTCCATGGCAAGTGCGCGGGCAATCGCTACGCGCTGCTGCTGTCCCCCAGACAAACGAGATGGATATGCATCCTGCTTGTCCGACAGGCCGACTCGATCCAGCAGAATCCGGCCGCGTTCGGCCGCTTCGTCCCGCTTGATTTTTTTCACAGTCACGAGCCCTTCCATCACATTGCCAAGCACTGTCTTGTGCGGATACAGATTGAACTGCTGGAATACCATGCCGGTCTGCCGACGAATTTCCAGTACCCGTGCCCGCTGGATTCGCTGCGAGTCGGCACTGTCTACCACAACGCCATTCACTTCAATCTTGCCGCCAGAGAGTTCCTCCAGGCCGTTGAGACAGCGCAGAAGCGTACTTTTGCCTGATCCACTGGGTCCCAGCAGAACAACAATATCTTTCGCATCGACATGCAGATCTATATTTGTGAGAACTTCATTTTTCCCAAAACGTTTGGTTAGTCCTGTTGTTGTAATCACCGGTTCTCCCTCCTATCAGTAAGCCCGGGCCAGCCGGCGCTCCACTTGTTCCAGAATGGCCGAGAATCCGATACTCATAATCCAGTAGATCACGCCAATCGCCAGATAAAACGGCATATTCACGTAATATTGCGCGACCAGTAGCTGTGCCGAGCGAAGCAACTCCGTAACCCCGAGGGCTGCCACAAGTGATGTTTCTTTCAGCATGCCGATAAACGTATTGCCCATTGGAGGGATCGCGATACGCACCGCTTGGGGGAATATAATCCTTCTCATCGTTTGAGCGGGTGTCATGCCTGTAGCATATGCGGCCTCCGTTTGCCCTTTTGGTACAGCTTGAATTGCTCCACGGAACGTTTCGGACAGAAATGCACCCGCATTAAGACTAAGCCCTAGACAAGCTGCCGTGAGGGAGCCTAAGGTTACGCCATAATCAACTAACCCAAAATAAATAACGAATAATTGCACCAGCAGCGGGGTTCCCCGCATGATGGATACATAAAACCTTGCGATCAACCTAAGCCACATCGGACCCTTCAGACGAGCGATAGCGACTAGCACTCCGATAATAAAGGCAAAAAACATGGAGATCACAGTTACATAAAGCGTATAGTAAGCCCCCTTCAGAAAGAAGGGGATATTCTCAAATACCAATTCCATAGATCAATCTTCCCTTCGCCTTGCAGGTTCATTATTGCGCAGGCTCTTCACCAAACCATTTTTTGAAGATGGTATTGTACGTACCATCATCTTTCATGCCTTTGAGAGCGTCATTCAGTGCCGCTACGAGTTCCGGATTGTCTTTGCGCACAGCAATACCTGCCTGATCACTCTTGATGGGTTCACCTACGGCTTTGATGTTGAAGCCGTTAGCATCTACAATCGGTTTCAGCGCGTACAGGTTGTTGATCGTTGCATCGATCCGTCCAGCGTCCAGATCTTTCAATGATGTGATAACATCATCATAGGTCTTGATAGTGAAATTGCCGACTTTAGGCAGCACTTCGTTACGCAGATACGTCTCATCATTGGTACCGAGGCCTACACCAATCGTTTTTCCTTTGAAATCTTCCAGCTTGGTAATGTCATTGTTATCACTTTTCACAATAATTTTGACTTGGTTCGTTATATACGGATCACTGAAATCCAGTACTTTCTTGCGATCATCGGTAATCGTCATCTGGCTGATGATGGCATCCAGCTTTTTGGCTTGCAGACTTGGTGTCAGGCCGGAGAACTCCTGGGATACAAATTCAATCTCAACCCCAAGACGCTTCGCAACCTCACGTGCGATATCTGCATCGTAGCCATCCATTTCTTTCTTATCGTTCAGGAAGTTGTATGGAGCGTACGTGCCCATCATGCCCACTTTGATGACGCCAGCAGACTTGATCTGCTCCAGTTCATTGTTCGCCTGTGCTCCATTGCCGCTTCCATTATCCGTGGTTTTATTGCCACAAGCGCTGAGTACCAGCACGGTCATTAGCAGCAGGGCTGTTAAAGTCCAGCCTTTGCGAAATTTCATTCCATATGTTTTATTCATGTCATTAACTTCCTCTCATCCATGTAGTCATGTCTTGTTGAAACTTATTTTTCCTGTGTTCCTAAACCGCAGTTGTACCCATTATTCCCTGCTGCTGGCTTAATCATGTGAATATTTAATCCAGTTATTGAAAAATAGAGCTTCGGGCCAGAACATCTTTATGTGCCGAGCAGTCCGTAAAACTCAAAGCTTGCCGCCTCCGCAGCGAGCGTCGTTGCTGACATTGATGAAAACTTGCTGTGAAGCTCCTCCGAGCCAAACAGCCAGCGCGTAATCATGCCTTCAATCATGCTAACCAGCAGCGCAGCACGGAGCGGTACATTCATGGAATCCGGCAGCATGCCCAACTCAATGGCCCGCTGCATGTTATGGCGAAACGCCTGTTCTACTGCACCGCGTGTCTCCTCGACCAGACGGCGTACCGAATCCTCCGACACGATGCCTTTAAGCAACAACTCCATAAAATAACGATTGTCCTCTGCAAAAGAGAATAAGTCGGTAAACAGTCGTTCCGAAGCTCTAACCATATCCTCAACCGATCCGGCATCCTTGCGGTAGCCTTGTCCAATCGCTTCAAGCAACTTCTCCCTGCCGGTTAACACAATCTCCGAGGCAATGGCTTCCTTACTTTTGAAGTGCCAGTAAAAAGTGCCTTGCGCGACGCCCGCTTCCCGGACGATATCGGAAATTTTCGTCTGATGGTAGCCCTGGGTCGCAAAACGTTCCATCGCTATGCGTATAATTTGGTCCCGGCGTTCTTCTCCGGGTTCCAAATGATTGTTTTTAGACATTTGCCTATCCTCCCGATTGATCAGTCAGTCAGTTAATGTATATCCTATTGGATAACTAGGTTTTTGTCAATATGGTTTTAAACAATTCATTGCGAGCATAAGTTGAAGTTGAGCGCATTTGTGATCATAATAGATGATAGCCTTGTTCTAATGAGCGGGCATTGTCACGCAGGACAGCCTATATGCTGTCATCTGCATTTCAAGGAGGAAGAGAATTGGACTTTATATCATCGATTATTATGGGCATCATCGAAGGTTTGACTGAGTTTTTGCCCGTGTCCTCGACCGGACACATGATTCTGACTGCCCACTTGCTGGGATTATCGGAGGACAACGAGTCAGTCAAAACGTTTGAGGTGGTTGTGCAACTCGGAGCTGTACTAGCTGTCGTTGTGCTGTACTGGAACAAATTCATTGATATGTTCCGCTTCACCGGAGGCAAAAGGAGCTACACCTCCCGCCTGAACCTCATACATATCTTTTTGGCGATGGTTCCAGCCGTGGTCATTGGACTTGTATTCCGGGATTGGATCAAGGCGCATCTGTTTGGAGCACAAACGGTGCTGTACAGTCTTGTTATTGGTGGTATTCTGATGATTGTCGCTGAACGTTGGAGCCACCGCAGCGAACGCATTACAACCCATGATGTAGACGATATTACGTATAAACAGGCATTTGTAGTGGGTCTTTTTCAGATTCTCGCATTATGGCCAGGCTTCTCCCGTTCCGGTTCGACGATCTCAGGCGGTCTGTTCGCAGGGGTAAGCCGAGTTGCAGCGGCGGAGTTTACATTCCTGGTATCTGTGCCGATCATGATTGGAGCCACAGGGTATGATCTATACAAAAGCATCGATCATCTGAATACCAGCGATTTTCCAATCTTCGCGATTGGATTCATTGCCGCATTTATCGTAGCCATGCTTGCCATTAAGACGTTCCTGTCCATTTTGAAAAAACTGAGCCTGACCGTCTTTGCCGTCTATCGCTTCGTGCTGGCAGCTGTATTCTTTATTATTTTAATGATGTAACCCTATCTTCAAGTCATGTAACAAAAAAGCCAATGGCGACCTGTTCCTTGGTATTATCCCCTTTAAGTAGACACTTAAAAAAACCTTCATGTTATCATGAGGGTTCAAGTGACACTTGGAGGGGATATTTTTATGGCCAAAAAAGGACAAACATTTCAGACGTATACCGAAGAGTTTAAATTGAATGCAGTTAGATCCTATGTCGAAGGTTCTTCAAGTTACAAAGTGGTCGCTGATCGCGAAGGAATTCGAAACTGTTCACAACTGAAGGTGTGGGTAAAAAAATGGAAAAACGGGGAAGTGTTTGATGAGCGAAAAAACAATGTTCCGAATCCAATGAAAGGACGTCCTCGTACTGCCTTTAGCAGTGTAGAAGAAGAACGGGATTACCTTCAAGCACAGGTGGATTATTTAAAAAAGCGGTATCCAAATCTAGTAAAGGAGAAGCGCTGAGCCAACGGGAGAACTACGATATCATAGACGAATTGCGCTGCTCGCATGGCATTACACGCCTATTATCGATTACAGGAATACCCCGTTCCAGTTACTACAAATGGCGAGCAACACAGCCGCAGCGAGACGCAAGACAAGACCGTGAGCGTGAGATCAAAGAACACATGATGGCTATTCATTTTGCAAACCGAGAGTTTGGTTATCCTCGCATGACAACGGCGTTGTGGGAGGCTGGTCTGAACGTTAATCACAAGAAAGTATGGCGAATCATGCGGGAACTATCGATCCAATCGGTAATTCGTAAGAAGCGGAAGAAGTCCAGCTATACGCCATCTGTGATTTATCCGAATCGCCTGAAGCGCCAGTTTCATGCGACAGCACCCCAGCAAAAAATGGTGACGGATATTACCTATATTCCGAATGGAAGTACATTTGTTTACCTGTCCGTGATTCAAGACCTGTTCAACAATGAGATTGTAGCTTGGCAGTTGTCTAAACGGAACGATGTTCAGCTCGTATTGGATACGGTGGAACAATGGACACAAAAAAGAGACGTTTCAGAAGCCGTGCTCCATTCGGATCAGGGCTTCCAATACACGTCTCAGGCGTACAACACACGATTAGAAGCATTCGGCGTGAAGGGCAGCCACTCTCGCAAAGCAACCTGCCTAGATAACGCATGCATCGAATCCTTCTTTTCGCATCTCAAGACAGAGAAGCTGTACCTTAACCAGTGTAATTCAGAAGTAGAGATTCGACAAGCCGTGGAAGATTATATGTACAATTACAACTACCGACGCTTTCAAGCCAAACTCAAACAGCGCGCACCGATTGAATATCGATGCGCACTGGCAGCATAGCTTTTTTTATCTGTCTACTTGACAGGGGTAAGACCACCTTTCGGAAACGGGTCGTCATTTTTAATTTGTGCAATTTCATCAACAAAAACACCCCCTATCAGGGATAGGAGGCGTTCCATATAACTACTGCGATCTAAACGAACTGATTATGGTTAGACCTTGGACTCCAAAGTCTGCAGGTACTCCGAGATTTGAGCAGGCGTTTTTGCCCATTTGCTGTGCAGATGTGCAATTTTCTTGCCGTTTTGGAATACGAGCAGGCTTGGAATGCCGCGTACACCGTTCTCTTCGGCAAACGGCAGGAACTCTTCTGCATCGAGAGCATAGAAGGTTTTATCGGCATGCTGGTCGATAACGTCCCCGATAAAGCGATCCAGGTTTTTGCAATCCGGACACCAGGTTGTATCAAATTTAATGACGGTCAGTCCGTCAGAATTGATTGTATCGCGATATTGTTGTTCACTTTGAATTCTTTCCATATGTCTTCTCTCCCTTATTTGATTCTTTATGGTTGAACTTCATTGTACCTCGTATAGTTACAATTGAAAATAGGCTACCCACGTTTAACGGTGCTGCTTGTAGAGATTGGCGGGACTGAGCTCCCGTATTTCGTTAATCTCCGCAGCCGTAAGTGGTGCAGATTCGGAAGCAGCAATATTATGCAACAACTGCTCTTTCGAACTGGCACCTGGCACGACAGCGGCAACAGCCGGATGCGCCAAAGCATAACGAATAGCCGTTTGAGCCATGCTGCGATTGTCTGTAACCAGACGGCTCAGGCCTTGGCGTATGATGTGCAACTCCTCAGGAGTATAATCCAAATAACCCTTATCTGCCTTGGCAGCACCAGAATCGGCGAGAACCCCACTTGCCACGGGTCCACGAGCGATAACGCTAATCCCCTTTTGCTCTAATAAAGGTAATACTTCCTCTTCGGCCCGGCGATCCGCAACGCTGTATTGGTTCATCACGCTGACAATGGAAGCTCTCTGCACATACTCACGAATCACGTTAGGCCGGATGGAGGATATTCCGTAATACCGGATAAGACCTTCCCTCTTCAGTTCCTCAAAGGCTTCAATTGTCTCTTCGATTGGATCATCCAGCGTGCCACCATGCAGCTGATACAGATCAATATAATCCGTCTGCAGACGCTTTAGGCTGTCTCGTACAGCTTGTTTGATATAGGTTTTGGACGGGTCCCATGACCAGCCTTCTTTTCCCGGTATGCGACGATTACCAACCTTGGTCGCCACAATGACCTGATCCCGGCGTCCCTGGATGGCTTGGCCCACGATTTCTTCGTTTAACCCTGCATCATACAGGTCAGCGGTATCCAGAAGATTAACGCCACGATCCAATGCTTCATGAATCAAAGCTACGGCCGGTTTTACTTCGGTTCCAAGTGACATACAGCCTAGCCCAATTTCACCAACCATGAGTTCGGATGAACCCAAACGATTTTTCTTCATATGTTGTACATCCCCTTCCATACGTTCTGCAAGTTTCCATTGTATCATTCTTGCTGGCAAAAATCGCATGTGACATATGAGCGCACACAAAAACCCGGGACCATACCAGCTCCGGGCTTTCACGCTAATTGACACCTATATTAAAATCTATTTTATATCACACGTGAACCTTTTTTGCTTCCATAAGACGGTTTTGAAGATGAATTTGAACTTTTCATCAGTCCAGACACCGTACTGAACAGCTTATCCCTTGCTTGTTTGTTCCTCATCAAGTAAGTCACGCCTGCTCCAATGGCTGTTACAATAATTCCACTTTTTTTAGACATATGTTGTTCCTCCTTCAGGATTAATGTACATCGTGTCTTGCTTGAGATTACCCTGTAGGAGAAAAACGAAACGTCAGATGCAATCGCTAAAATTAGAGAATAGCTATTAAAGCATAAAGAATGGCCCCTAAGAATTCAGGAGCCATTTTCTAACGTGATGTATAAGTCGAACTCATCTTTACTAATGTATAGCCTGCTGGTCATAACAATCGTCCGATTAATCGGACGGTGGTGCGACATGAGTCATTTCCTCATGTTTGTACGTCGAACCATCCGCAGTGAGGTAAAAATGTCCGATCGGATGCAGATCTTCATCCAGTTCATAGACCAGGGGAATACCTGTTGGGATATTAAGCGCCATTACGTCTGCTTCGGACATTTGGTCCAGATGCATAACGAGTGAACGGAGCGTATTGCCGTGCGCGGAGATGAGCACCCTTTTGCCCGCTGACACAACCGGTTTGATCTCTGCATTCCAATACTCCAGCACCCGCTTCGATGTATCCATCAAATTCTCGGTACGCGGGATGGTGCAGCCCAGCCTTTGATACTTGTCCTGATCCTGAACATAACGCTCATCTGTATCGTCTAGTGCTGGAGGAGATACGCTAATGGAGCGTCTCCACTCCTTCACCTGCTCCTCGCCGTACTTCAGCGCAGTCTGCTGTTTGTTCAGTCCTTGTAGTGCACCATAGTGACGTTCGTTCAGCTTCCACGTCTTCGTGATCGGAATCCACATCCGGTCCATCTCATCAAGTGCAATATCCAGTGTTCGAATGGAGCGTTTGAGTACCGAAGCATAAGCATAATCAAAATCAAAACCCTGTTCCTTCAGGATCTTTCCCGCTTTACGCGCTTCTCCGTATCCATCGGTCGTCAGATCCACATCCGTCCAACCGGTAAAACGGTTCTCCACGTTCCACATACTCTGTCCATGGCGAATCAATACGACTCTGTACATAAGCGTGAATCCTCCTTCCATGAAACCATTACCCGCAAGGCGAGCCGGATATGCCCATGATATGTGAAATTATTAATAGTACGGTGCCATCATCAGATATACAACTACACCCGTGGAACTCACGTAGAGCCAGATTGGCATCGTCCAGCGAGCAATTTTACGGTGTTTCTTCAATTGATTCGTCCAGCCCCATACCAGAGTGAACAGAGCAAGCGGCACAATAATCGCTGCCAGGATGCTGTGTGTGATCAGAATGAAGAAATAGATGGAACGAATGATGCCTTCTCCGCCGTATTTGGACGTTTCCGGAGACAGATAGTGAAACGACAAATAAGTAACGAGAAATAAAAGGGTTGTTGAAAATGCAGCAAGAATGAAACGTTTGTGCAATTTCACATTCCGCTTGATAATGGCAATCAAGGCCGCAAGCAAAAAGATGAAGGTGAAGCTGTTGAACACGGCGTTGAACCGTGGCAACACGGTAATATCAAAGGCTACATCGCCTTTGTATCCGATGGACGGAGCAAAGAACAACAATAAAATAATGACATTGGCGATAATGGAAATGGTAATAATAAGACCTGCAAAGTTTTTATTACTGGTCGGGGCAATCTGATTGGATTGAATGTTCGGGTCCCCTTTGTCCTGTTTGCCCAATGAAAAATCCTCCTCATATCCTAACTTCTATGTTCTATCTCATTATATCTTGCCATTTCTCGACTGTTAAGTGACAACACTCTGAACAAAAGGCTCGTCAGGTACCCTTAAAATGCCCACATAAGGCCATTTTCATTAAAAGCCCACCTTCACTGGTTTACCCCATCCTGTATTTGTGGTATAATTAATGCAATTAATCAAATACGCGTTGAACTGGAGGAGCCTGTCACCAAGGGCCCTCCTTGTCTTTTTTAAGGCATAAAGCGGCACTTTTACAAGCGCTGTTTTATGCCTTTTTCTGTTCCTGAGGCCTGGAATGATCCCCCCTTGGACTGGTAATCCTATAAACGCTACTGCTGGAGAGGAGTACACCTATGGAATTTATTTTGGTTCTTGCACTTATTTTGATTTTCACCAAGTTGGCTGGTGATTTGTCCGTAAGACTCGGTCAGCCGTCGGTTCTGGGCAAATTGATTGTTGGTGTTATTCTTGGTCCCGCTCTGCTCGGTTGGGTACAACAAAGTGATTTTGTCCATTACATGGCTGAAATCGGGGTTTTGCTGCTTATGTTCATTGCCGGACTTGAGACGGATTTGGAGCAGTTGAAGAAAAATTGGAAGGCAGCCTTTGCTGTTGCCGTGGGTGGTATCATTTTACCATTCATCGGAGGTTATGGAGCTGCCGCTGCTTTTGGCATGTCGCAGACACATGCTTTGTTTTTTGGACTATTGTTCTGTGCGACTTCGGTCAGCATCTCGGTTCAAACGTTAAAAGACATGAATCAACT contains these protein-coding regions:
- a CDS encoding IS3 family transposase — encoded protein: MDELRCSHGITRLLSITGIPRSSYYKWRATQPQRDARQDREREIKEHMMAIHFANREFGYPRMTTALWEAGLNVNHKKVWRIMRELSIQSVIRKKRKKSSYTPSVIYPNRLKRQFHATAPQQKMVTDITYIPNGSTFVYLSVIQDLFNNEIVAWQLSKRNDVQLVLDTVEQWTQKRDVSEAVLHSDQGFQYTSQAYNTRLEAFGVKGSHSRKATCLDNACIESFFSHLKTEKLYLNQCNSEVEIRQAVEDYMYNYNYRRFQAKLKQRAPIEYRCALAA
- a CDS encoding TetR/AcrR family transcriptional regulator → MARTGRPRIFDRDEALLQAMMLFWEQGFEATSLLQLRAVMGDISAASFYAAFESKEALYKEAVERYMGTFGRVTESFSDVTLSPREAIETTLRSTAKMQTDSAHPSGCLIVLSASTCSSKNNHIRDITGDKRKLTRNRLQECIQRAVEIGELPASTNVSMLTTVFDTFMQGISTQARDGVPYATLDQAITEIMGIWDLAQQPA
- a CDS encoding MFS transporter, translating into MSDNSSQRFPWLGLLALAMAGFIAIMTETLPAGLLPQIKEGLQVSEAGAGQLVTFYAVGSLIAAIPVAVLTRGWRRRPLLLLAIIGFLIFNTITALSSNYVLTLVARFFAGVAAGVSWGLIGSYALRMVPDHLKGRGMAVAMIGTPIALSFGVPAGTLLGSFMGWRSVFWLMSLLAFVLIFWVLWKVPDYPGQSADQRISSIKVLLTPGVIPILAVVLAWMLAHNILYTYIAPFLADVGLESKVGLMLLVFGLMALVGIWVTGILIDRWLRMLVLISLAGFALISLVLGLWSEHAAVVFGSVALWGLTFGGAATLLQTALAQAAGEQGVDIVMPINTTVWNLAIAIGGLAGGVLLNQWGASSFTWAILFLSLVALIVALRAKGHGFRSARSS
- a CDS encoding substrate-binding periplasmic protein, with protein sequence MNKTYGMKFRKGWTLTALLLMTVLVLSACGNKTTDNGSGNGAQANNELEQIKSAGVIKVGMMGTYAPYNFLNDKKEMDGYDADIAREVAKRLGVEIEFVSQEFSGLTPSLQAKKLDAIISQMTITDDRKKVLDFSDPYITNQVKIIVKSDNNDITKLEDFKGKTIGVGLGTNDETYLRNEVLPKVGNFTIKTYDDVITSLKDLDAGRIDATINNLYALKPIVDANGFNIKAVGEPIKSDQAGIAVRKDNPELVAALNDALKGMKDDGTYNTIFKKWFGEEPAQ
- a CDS encoding thioredoxin family protein yields the protein MERIQSEQQYRDTINSDGLTVIKFDTTWCPDCKNLDRFIGDVIDQHADKTFYALDAEEFLPFAEENGVRGIPSLLVFQNGKKIAHLHSKWAKTPAQISEYLQTLESKV
- a CDS encoding OsmC family protein, which encodes MNVTTVWKGKRAFTSEGPSGYAVGMDATAAYGGDSKGATPMELLLAGLGGCMGIDITMILDAFLDKITGIEIEAQGTRSEGMPKGFTAIDLIFKVDGDIPDYRIWKAIQMAEEKYCAVSASLSADIHPKLILNGVDTPRP
- a CDS encoding amino acid ABC transporter permease, producing the protein MELVFENIPFFLKGAYYTLYVTVISMFFAFIIGVLVAIARLKGPMWLRLIARFYVSIMRGTPLLVQLFVIYFGLVDYGVTLGSLTAACLGLSLNAGAFLSETFRGAIQAVPKGQTEAAYATGMTPAQTMRRIIFPQAVRIAIPPMGNTFIGMLKETSLVAALGVTELLRSAQLLVAQYYVNMPFYLAIGVIYWIMSIGFSAILEQVERRLARAY
- a CDS encoding undecaprenyl-diphosphate phosphatase, translated to MGIIEGLTEFLPVSSTGHMILTAHLLGLSEDNESVKTFEVVVQLGAVLAVVVLYWNKFIDMFRFTGGKRSYTSRLNLIHIFLAMVPAVVIGLVFRDWIKAHLFGAQTVLYSLVIGGILMIVAERWSHRSERITTHDVDDITYKQAFVVGLFQILALWPGFSRSGSTISGGLFAGVSRVAAAEFTFLVSVPIMIGATGYDLYKSIDHLNTSDFPIFAIGFIAAFIVAMLAIKTFLSILKKLSLTVFAVYRFVLAAVFFIILMM
- a CDS encoding amino acid ABC transporter ATP-binding protein; the protein is MITTTGLTKRFGKNEVLTNIDLHVDAKDIVVLLGPSGSGKSTLLRCLNGLEELSGGKIEVNGVVVDSADSQRIQRARVLEIRRQTGMVFQQFNLYPHKTVLGNVMEGLVTVKKIKRDEAAERGRILLDRVGLSDKQDAYPSRLSGGQQQRVAIARALAMEPEVMLFDEPTSALDPELVGEVLSVMKELAQEGMTMLVVTHELKFARNVANKIVFMADGSIVEEASPQAFFEHPTQERTRRFLQQITEF
- a CDS encoding TetR/AcrR family transcriptional regulator; translation: MSKNNHLEPGEERRDQIIRIAMERFATQGYHQTKISDIVREAGVAQGTFYWHFKSKEAIASEIVLTGREKLLEAIGQGYRKDAGSVEDMVRASERLFTDLFSFAEDNRYFMELLLKGIVSEDSVRRLVEETRGAVEQAFRHNMQRAIELGMLPDSMNVPLRAALLVSMIEGMITRWLFGSEELHSKFSSMSATTLAAEAASFEFYGLLGT
- a CDS encoding transposase, which encodes MAKKGQTFQTYTEEFKLNAVRSYVEGSSSYKVVADREGIRNCSQLKVWVKKWKNGEVFDERKNNVPNPMKGRPRTAFSSVEEERDYLQAQVDYLKKRYPNLVKEKR